One window of the Montipora foliosa isolate CH-2021 chromosome 4, ASM3666993v2, whole genome shotgun sequence genome contains the following:
- the LOC137999068 gene encoding uncharacterized protein, with amino-acid sequence MASVRRSCLFLYWMLTVSFELSKKSTKAQGILDGNCNCSFPSFLQESCSDPSKTCRQWFQEIRLAHGGNKAFNKSTMNVRRTWVFDGGKVEVFETEFQNSHRSGTTVFHCWKKISPHIFIISSNHHVFTKNDLDRTFSCVRFRKRGRNIVEYEQSTWKDNSTSLACSANDFKPNDYPLIQTNLHESVDCPAELNGGFQIMQFYNGEADKQCTYHNVTAAVYLSGAMFESDCVGKEGLIIQLPTKSDCFLRKEKINSDSEKHHLGLLCHSTAWKDKHYTYFIVKHQTMKRNSFSDHKKSNFLCARFRKLSKQSREEIELQIYNQPSCWRNITLTGAMWLSIKLRRRTNIDRPARFLSEINETSCIFPDKFQGTWNEISQHNALQTLIINSTVVRIPPYGQFHCKTQHVFQHQATPRCNSLVTGKWPGMGRAKFALNDYLLVSNFSNGCRVRVTRFGITNVIGTDVLIYRLSQSVIVDYRAKNIEEYFNHHVLHQFCSTWLPYKLDPYPVWGRNIEKILMKSPMGTQHQCPLPTFGRGIYHFKSLLGNKTECNGAPSRMHFACDNSFTFEVKYDSGCHLSDVSFTCIGTAWRIGEFFLVLNEKHRSIECLWFDKENDQIFRLSTPQCSDIDWGKLPGEDRNFAEKFVFKYYSKCPVVSHKNGIEYPVIIRPMQNAAPGYSVFLIVIVITLALAHAL; translated from the coding sequence ATGGCGTCTGTTCGGAGGAGTTGTCTGTTCCTTTACTGGATGTTAACTGTGAGTTTTGAGCTTTCAAAAAAGAGTACTAAAGCACAGGGTATCCTTGATGGAAACTGTAATTGCTCCTTTCCGAGTTTTCTGCAAGAATCTTGTTCAGATCCTAGCAAAACGTGTCGTCAGTGGTTCCAAGAAATACGCCTCGCACATGGAGGAAACAAAGCTTTTAATAAATCAACTATGAACGTTCGCCGTACTTGGGTGTTTGACGGAGGAAAAGTCGAAGTCTTTGAAACGGAGTTCCAGAACAGTCATCGGTCAGGGACCACTGTATTCCATTGTTGGAAGAAGATTTCTCCACATATTTTCATAATCTCGTCAAACCATCACGTTTTTACGAAAAACGATCTTGACCGAACGTTTTCCTGTGTCAGGTTTCGAAAAAGAGGACGGAATATAGTAGAATATGAACAGTCAACTTGGAAGGATAACTCCACAAGTTTGGCGTGCAGTGCAAACGATTTCAAACCTAATGATTATCCCTTGATACAAACGAATTTGCACGAATCTGTCGACTGTCCAGCTGAATTAAACGGAGGATTTCAAATTATGCAATTTTATAACGGAGAAGCGGATAAACAATGCACTTATCACAATGTTACCGCGGCGGTGTATTTGTCCGGCGCCATGTTCGAATCTGACTGTGTGGGAAAAGAGGGTCTTATCATCCAGCTTCCAACTAAGAGCGACTGCTTTTTAAGAAAGGAGAAAATTAATTCAGACTCCGAAAAACATCACTTAGGCCTTCTTTGTCACAGTACAGCTTGGAAGGATAAACATTACACATACTTCATTGTGAAACACCAAACAATGAAGAGAAATTCATTTTCAGATCATAAGAAGTCGAATTTTCTCTGCGCGAGATTtcgaaaactttcaaaacaaagcaGAGAAGAAATCGAACTGCAGATTTATAATCAACCTTCTTGCTGGCGAAATATCACTTTAACTGGTGCAATGTGGCTTAGCATAAAATTAAGACGCAGGACGAATATCGACCGCCCAGCGAGATTCCTTTCAGAAATCAACGAGACTAGCTGCATTTTCCCAGATAAATTTCAAGGAACGTGGAATGAAATATCCCAACATAATGCACTCCAAACTCTAATAATAAATAGCACTGTGGTTAGAATCCCTCCTTATGGTCAATTCCACTGTAAAACGCAGCACGTCTTTCAGCACCAAGCAACTCCAAGGTGTAATTCATTAGTAACTGGCAAATGGCCAGGAATGGGACGGGCTAAGTTTGCTCTGAATGACTATCTACTTGTATCGAATTTTTCCAATGGGTGCCGCGTACGTGTGACTCGTTTCGGTATTACTAATGTTATTGGGACTGATGTCCTCATTTACAGACTCTCGCAAAGTGTAATCGTTGATTATAGAGCAAAAAACATTGAAGAATACTTTAACCACCACGTTCTGCATCAGTTTTGCTCGACTTGGCTTCCGTATAAACTGGACCCTTACCCCGTCTGGGGTAGAAATATCGAAAAAATTTTAATGAAGTCACCAATGGGAACTCAACATCAATGTCCTCTACCGACCTTTGGAAGGGGAATTTACCACTTTAAATCACTGTTGGGTAACAAGACCGAATGCAATGGAGCACCTTCTCGTATGCACTTTGCATGCGATAATTCGTTCACATTCGAAGTCAAGTACGATTCTGGGTGTCATCTGTCTGATGTATCGTTTACCTGCATAGGTACAGCCTGGAGAATCGGGGAATTCTTCTTAGTTCTAAATGAGAAACATAGAAGTATCGAGTGTTTGTGGTTTGATAAAGAGAACGATCAAATTTTTCGTCTAAGCACCCCTCAGTGCTCCGACATTGACTGGGGAAAACTTCCGGGAGAAGACAGAAACTTTGCAGAGAAATTTGTTTTCAAGTATTACAGTAAATGTCCTGTGGTTTCCCACAAAAATGGAATTGAGTATCCTGTAATAATACGGCCGATGCAAAATGCTGCGCCTGGTTATAGCGTTTTCCTAATTGTCATAGTTATAACGCTTGCGCTTGCACATGCGCTGTAA